ATCCTGGAAAATCATCGCCACTTCCGAGCCCACCAGCTGGCGGCGCTCTTTTTCAGAGATGCGCTGCAGGTCGCGCTGATTAAAGACCAGCTGTTCGGCCATCACCTTACCGGGATAGTCAATCAGCCCCATGATCGCTAGCGAGCTGACGGACTTACCGGAGCCGGACTCACCAACAATACCCACCACCTGCCCCTGCTCAACCCGATAGCTGATGCGGTCCACGGCGCGGAACGGTGCTTTTTCGTCACCGAAATGCACCGAAAGCTTATCTACAGTTAATAATGCCATTTCGCTGCCTACTGTTTGAGTTTCGGGTCCAGAGCGTCGCGTAAGCCGTCGCCCATCAGGTTAAATGCCAGTACCGTCAGCAGGATCGTCACCCCTGGGAAGGTGACCACCCACCAGGCACTTTGCGCGAACTGCAGGACGTCGGAGAGCATGGTGCCCCATTCCGGCGTAGGCGGCTGCGCGCCCATACCCAGGAAACCCAACGCGGCCATATCCAGAATGGCGTTGGAAAAACCGAGAGATGCCTGCACGATCAGCGGTGCCAGGCAGTTTGGTAAAATGTTGACGAACATCTGGCGCAGCATACCGGCCCCCGCCACGCGCGATGCCGTCACGTAATCTCGCGTCACCTCGACCAGTACCGCTGCCCGGGTAAGACGGATATAGTGCGGCAGCGCCACAAAGGTCAATGCCAGCGAGGCATTCACAATCGACGGGCCAAAAATAGCCACCAGCACCAGCGCCA
This DNA window, taken from Erwinia tasmaniensis Et1/99, encodes the following:
- the dppC gene encoding dipeptide ABC transporter permease DppC → MSVMDPGSATAAPKPMTPLQEFWHYFKRNKGAVIGLVYVVLMVLIALFANVLAPHAPAEQFRDALLRPPAWQEGGSWQYLFGTDDVGRDVLSRLMYGARLSLLVGCLVVILSLVLGVIFGLIAGYLGGAVDAAIMRLVDIMLALPSLLLALVLVAIFGPSIVNASLALTFVALPHYIRLTRAAVLVEVTRDYVTASRVAGAGMLRQMFVNILPNCLAPLIVQASLGFSNAILDMAALGFLGMGAQPPTPEWGTMLSDVLQFAQSAWWVVTFPGVTILLTVLAFNLMGDGLRDALDPKLKQ